In Acidimicrobiales bacterium, the genomic stretch TGGTGATCCGCGCCTTCACCGAGGGCGCCGACGTGATCGTGGAGGTGCAGGACGACGGCGGCGGCCTGGCCTGGCCGCAGCTCGCCCTGGAGCCGCCCGACCCTCGGGCCGAGCACGGCCGGGGCCTGTGGCTCGTGCGCACGTTCACCGACGAGGTGACCCGCGACACCTCCGACGGCCGCACCCGCATCCGCTGCGTGAAGCGGGCCGTGGTGGCCGCCCCGTCGGCGCCGGGCCTCGCCCCCGCGGGCCCGTCCTAGCTAGATTGGCCCGGCGATGACCGACTCCCCCGGCACCTCCGACGCTCCCGTCCCCGACCCGGTGCCCGACGCCGACCGCGCCGAGCAGGAGGTCCCGGCCGTCCCGCCCGACATGGAGAACGCCCCCGTGCGCATCGCCGCGGACGTCCCCGAGGCGGACGCCATCGAGCAGTCCCTCCCCGGGCCCCTCCCCGACGAGGACGAGGCGCCCCGGTAGGCGTCGCCGCCGCAGGGGAGGATCGCTCGGCGGGCGCGCGTTCTGGCGGCCGGGCGAACGGGTAGTGGGTACGCCGACCCCGGCTTCCCCAGGAGGACACCCATGGCTTCGACCGTCGAGGTGGGCTTCGCCTTGTCGAGCGAGGAGCACCGCCCTCTGGACCTCGTGCGCCAGGCCGTGCAGGCCGAGGAGGCCGGGTTCTCCTTCATCGGCATCTCCGACCACTTCCACCCGTGGATCAAGGCCCAGGGCCACAGCCCGTTCGTGTGGGGCGTGCTCGGCGCCATGGCCCAGGCGACCGAGCGCATCCGGGTCGGGACCGGCGTGACCTGCCCGATCATGCGCACGCACCCGGCGGTCATCGCCCACGCCGCCGCCACCGCCGGCTGCCTCATGCCCGGCCGGTTCTTCCTCGGCGTGGGCAGCGGCGAGGCCCTCAACGAGCACATACTCGGCCACCGCTGGCCGCCGGCGCCCATCCGCCTGGAGATGCTCGAGGAGGCCGTCGAGGTGATCCGCCTGCTTTGGCAGGGCGGCAGCCAGGACCACTACGGCAGGCACTTCACCGTCGAGGACGCCACCATCTTCGACCTCCCCGACCCGCGGCCCGAGATCGTGGTGGCCGGCTCCGGCGCCAAGGCCGCGGCCCTGGCCGGCCGGGTGGGCGACGGCTTCTGGGGCGTGTCCCCCGAGGCCGAGACGCTGGAGACGTTCGAGAAGGAGGGCGGGGCCGGCAAGCCGCGCTACGGGCAGGTCACGGTGTGCTGGGCGGAGGACGAGGCGTCGGCCCGCAGGACGGCGCTCGAGATCTGGCCCAACGGCGGCCTGGCCGGCCAGCTCTCGCAGGACCTGCCGACGCCCAAGCACTTCGAGGACGCGGCCTCCACGGTCACCGAGGACGACGTCGCCGAGAAGGTCGCGTGCGGGCCCGACGTCTCGAGGCACGCCGAGATGGTCAGGTCGTACGCCGAGGCCGGGTACACCCACGTCTACATCCATCAGGTGGGCCCGGACCAGGACGGGTTCTTCCGCTTCTGGGACGCCGAGCTGCGCCCCGCGCTCCGCGACCTCGGCGTCGTCTGAGCCGCTGGAGTGGTGCGCCTGCGGCGGGTCGACTGCGCCGGTCCCGGCATCCGCCGCCGCCGGGCCGGCCGGGGCTTCGCCTACTACGACGAGCACGGCCGGGTCGACGATCCCGAGGTGCTGGCCCGCATCCGGGCGCTCGCCATCCCCCCGGCCTGGACGGAGGTGTGGATCTGCCCGGTCCCGACCGGCCACATCCAGGCGGTGGGGACCGACGCGGCCGGGAGGCGCCAGTACCGCTACCACGACGCCTGGCGGGCCCGGCGCGACCAGGAGAAGTTCGACCACATGCTGGACTTCGCCCGGGCGCTCCCCCGCCTCCGGGAGGTCATCGCCGCAGACCTGGCGGGCGACGACCTGAGCCAGCCCCGGGTCCTGGCCTGCGCCACCCGACTGCTCGACATCGGGTTCTTCCGGATCGGCACCGAGGGCTACGCCGAGCAGAACCAGAGCTACGGGCTGGCCACCATCCAGAAGCGGCACGTGCGCCTGGTCGACGGCGGCGTGCGGTTCGACTACGTGGCCAAGAGCGGCAAGCGCCGGCTGCAGTCGGTCGTCGACCCCGAGGTGTTCGCCGTGGTCGAGGCCCTCAAGCGCCGCCGCGGCGGTGGCCCGGAGCTCCTGGCCTACCGGCAGGGCCGGCGGTGGTCCGACGTGCGCTCGGGCGACATCAACGCCTACGTCAAGGAGGCCACGGGCGGCGAGTTCACCGCCAAGGACTTCCGCACGTGGAACGCCACCGTCCTGGCCGCGGTCAGCCTGGCGGTCGCCTCGGAGGCGGGGTCGCCCACGGCCCGGAAGCGGGCGGTGGCGTGGGCCATGAAGGAGGTGTCGCGCTACCTCGGGAACACACCGGCGGTGTGCCGCTCGTCGTACGTCGACCCCCGGGTGGTCGACCGGTACCGGGCCGGCGTCACCATCGCCGGTGCCCTCTCGGGGCTCGGGGAGGCGGCCGCCTTCGGGCACCTGTCCACCCAGGGCGCCGTCGAGCGCGCCGTGCTCGGCCTGCTCGACGACGCCCCGCCCGCCACCGCCGTGGCCTGAGGCATCGCCGCCCGGTGCACGGTGGTGCACGGTGGTCCGCGGTGGCGGCCGGCCGTCGACCCGGGGCCGGACGCGCACGTACCGGGAAAGCCGGCTATAGCTCGGCTCTCCCGGTACGTGGGGCTCCCGGGGGGCGGGACGAGATAGTTTCTGCCCCACCCCGTGGCGGCCCAAACACGTTTCCCGAGATTTTTCCGGGACCGCTCGTCGGGGTCAGCCGGGCGGGGCGATGGTGTCGTCGACCGGCTCGTCCTCGGACGCCTCCCCCTCCTGGATGAAGGCCTCGTCGCCCTCGCCGACCGTGTCGTCGGCCACCCGGCGGCGGACGGCGTCGATGTCCTCCTGGAGGGCCTCGAGCCGCCCCTCGGGGCTCGCCGAGGCCTGCTCGCCCCCGTCCTCCTCGTCGGGCTCCACCTCGTCGTCGGGCTGCGTCTCGTCGTCGGAACCGGAGTCGCCGCCCGAGGCGTCGTCGGCGCCTACCGCCGCAGCGTCGTCGTCGCCGGTGTCGCTCCCCGATCCGCTCTCCTCCTCCGCCGCAGCGTCGTCGCCGCCGGCGTCGGTCTCCGAACCGCTCTCCGCCTGGGGCGCCGACTGGTCGCCCGGGGCGTCGCCGGCGCCACCCGCCGCGTCCCCACCCGGCTCCTTGTCGACGGTGCCGGCCCGGTCGTCGCCGCCCGCCGCGGCATCGCCTCCGTCACCCGCGCCGCCCTCTTCCGCTGCGCCGCCGGCGCCGTCGGCGCCGTCGCCCGCCTGGTCCTCAGCCTCGCTGTCGCTCATGGGCCAGGTCTACCCGAGGACGACCCGCCCGTGCCACGACGCCGGCATGCCGCCCTCGCCCCGCAGCGACTGGGCGCACGACACGCCCGCCGTCGCCCCCTTGGCCGCCGCCACCTGCACCAGCTGGAGGCCCGGGGTGACGTCCCCGGCGGCGTAGACGCCCGGGACCGACGTCGCCGCGTCATGGTCGACGTCGATGCAGCCCTCGTCGGTCAGCCGGCACCCGAGCTGCTCGGCCAGCCGGGTCCGCGGCTCGTGGGCGATGGAGAAGAACGCCATGCCGCACGGCAGCACGCCGGCGTCGCGCAGCGTCACCCCTTCCAGCCCGCCCCGGGGCCCGAGCAGCTCGGTGGCGTCGTCCTCCAGCACCGCGACGCCGGCGTCCGCCAGACGCCGCCGGCAGCCGGCGTCGCCCTCGAAGGTGCGGCCGTCGGTGACGACGGTGACCGAGCGCGCCCACCCGAGGAGGGTCAGGGCGAAGCCGGTGACGTCCTCGCTCCAGCCGAAGACGACGACGTCGGCTTCCCGGGCCTCGTAGCCGTCGCACGTCGGGCAGTGGAAGACGCTGGCGCCGTAGTGCTCGAAGAAGCGGTCGACCTCGGGGAAGCGGTCGCGCACGCCGGTGGCGAGCACGAGCCGTCGTGCCCTCAGCACGGGGCCGCCGCCCTCGGTCACCACCTGGAACAGACCGTCACGGTCGCGCCCGACCTCCGACGCCTCGCCGACGCAGTGCTCGGCCTCGGGGTAGCGGAGCAGCTGCTCCCGGGCCCGCTCGGCCAGCGTCGCGGGGTTCACCGGGTCGTCGCCCAGGTAGCCGTGGGCGAGGTCGACCCACCGGTTCCGGGGCTCCCCGCCGTCGAGGAGGGCGACGGTGCGCCGGTAGCGGGCGACCCAG encodes the following:
- a CDS encoding TIGR03557 family F420-dependent LLM class oxidoreductase, producing MASTVEVGFALSSEEHRPLDLVRQAVQAEEAGFSFIGISDHFHPWIKAQGHSPFVWGVLGAMAQATERIRVGTGVTCPIMRTHPAVIAHAAATAGCLMPGRFFLGVGSGEALNEHILGHRWPPAPIRLEMLEEAVEVIRLLWQGGSQDHYGRHFTVEDATIFDLPDPRPEIVVAGSGAKAAALAGRVGDGFWGVSPEAETLETFEKEGGAGKPRYGQVTVCWAEDEASARRTALEIWPNGGLAGQLSQDLPTPKHFEDAASTVTEDDVAEKVACGPDVSRHAEMVRSYAEAGYTHVYIHQVGPDQDGFFRFWDAELRPALRDLGVV
- a CDS encoding NAD(P)/FAD-dependent oxidoreductase, which codes for MTPTHDPTYDAVVVGGGPAGLAAATWVARYRRTVALLDGGEPRNRWVDLAHGYLGDDPVNPATLAERAREQLLRYPEAEHCVGEASEVGRDRDGLFQVVTEGGGPVLRARRLVLATGVRDRFPEVDRFFEHYGASVFHCPTCDGYEAREADVVVFGWSEDVTGFALTLLGWARSVTVVTDGRTFEGDAGCRRRLADAGVAVLEDDATELLGPRGGLEGVTLRDAGVLPCGMAFFSIAHEPRTRLAEQLGCRLTDEGCIDVDHDAATSVPGVYAAGDVTPGLQLVQVAAAKGATAGVSCAQSLRGEGGMPASWHGRVVLG